A segment of the Kluyveromyces marxianus DMKU3-1042 DNA, complete genome, chromosome 5 genome:
AAAAATTAATTTAGCCGCGTGATACAGGAATAGATATTGTTGAGGAGATTCTACAGTCTTTAATCGTTGAGTTCTCAGCTGTTTTACAATCTGTTCTATTAGATCCTTATCATAGTTATGAATAAATTCATCTGCCTTAAAATCAACAGTTCTTGCGATAAGATGATCCAGAGCTATGTACGTTCCTGACCGCCCAACCCCTGCAGAGCAATGAACAAATATGGGATTTAAAGCATTTGTTGCTGTACGGACATGCTTTATTAAATGATGCAAAGGTCCGATTTCATCAGGCTTATCAAAATCGCTCCATTGGTCATAGTAGAAATGGTTCACAGTTTTCACTGGAAATGAGGGGTCAGACGGTTTGAGCAAGATCTTACTTAAGGTATAGTGATGAAAACTTTGTGTTAAAACATTCTCAATTTCTATTGAAAATGCAAATTCAGAAACATCTTGAGAAGTTGGACCTGTAGTTTGAATTGCCGGAGATACCATGGTTTGATGAACCTGGCGAGGCCAGTATGGGTAGCATTTTTCTCGACCACCTTCAACCAACGGTGTCACCATAACAACCGATATATTTTCCTCTGGACTTTGTTGGTAAATCATCTGCCAAAATTGCGGCCATGTACTAATTGTTGGACCTTGAGAAGCGATGTAGAAAGTTGCAGCAGTAGATTGCTCTGGAATTTCCACTTTAATATGCGAAGCATTGATGTAatcatttccatttttgacttgaagctttACTCTAGtcttttcaaatgtttttATGTTACTATACCTATTCCTAGTACTGTTGTAAGAAGCTTCAGATACACCAAATGCCCATTCAGAATCCCTAGGATGGAGGGCTCCATCCCTTATCCTTGCCTCTTCTTGCTGTCTAATATATTTGAACTTAAGAAGTAGGTCTCTGTCATCCTGATCAAGGTACCTTGGTCTGGACATTCTGTCCGATTTCTTTAGTAAGCCCATTTCTCTTCGAATTTACCAATCTTTAAGGTTAGCAGTTGACTAGCTTTTATCCCCTCAATAATTATCAGACTACAGAATACTATCGGTTCGCAGCTCTAAGTCGAACACCGAAGCACGATCCCACTTCAAATAGTACACAAAACACACCAGTCGGTAAGTTTGGGTCGGCAGGCTTTAGTTGAAATTATGCCTTATTCTATCCAACATATCAATAAACATTTTTTGAAGAGTCGATAGGTTTCATTTATTTCTCAGTGACATcctaaaagaaaacacaacACATGCCAAAAAATATGCCAAAATAAGACTACGTTTTATCCCCAAAGAAGTGAATCACAAAATGAGTAATACAACGATACAAACTTCTATATACAGTAGTCGCCTCATCTTTCAAAACTTCAGTGGCACTATATGACTAAATAAAACAGTCTCagattgaaaaaaaaacgataAACTCTTAAACTTCAGATAACAATAACCCAATTCGTTTGGATTCTGTGTTTTTCGAAGCTTGCAAagacatcatcatctagATTACACAACTGGATCTTAAAAATATAAatgtttccttttcctATAATATACTTCATATAATTTATCTAGATTAATATTCGTAGTAAAATGAAAACTGCATGTGCAGTTTATAGAAAGGATCTATGGTGAGGATCTAGAGATCAGCTTTGTTTTAAGTGACcctttattatatttttctttcatttttacTCTAGTAGTACATTACCCGGCCATAATACTTCTTTTAAAATGTATCCTGCCCAAGTGCTTTTTTTAATTgacaatgaaaaaaaaaggttgtCAAATTAAGTAGGCATCACCTTATTAACTGGCGAAAAGAATCCATCTCGTCAAAAAGATGGTTAGTGTGTATCAGCAAACCTAACTGCTTCAATGTTTCAGACGAGCAGAAAATCTATATTATTTAATTTACATTTCAGCTTGATCTTTTAGGTCAGTGTATGTGAACACCTGCCATCTTCGTTTTCTACGCCTTATACACCCAACCTTTAAAATAAGGGAATTATGACGAATTTACAAGGTTCATACGATAAGAAATCATATCTCTCGGTAACAGGCCTTAGAGCGGCCAAATATGGCCGCGATTCCAAAACAAGCTGCTCGAGAGTGAACCTATCTCAAATGAAGCTAGATAAGTTGatggaaggaaaaaaatggGAAGAGCTTGAAACATTTGGTTTAGAAGAGTTGAGAAATGGCTTTTTTGATCCCGTTTATACAGGGTACGAAAGAATCATTCCATCAGATCCGCttaataaagaaaaagttcATCAAAAATCGCTTTTTCCATCAACCGATATAAAAGAAATCAGGAAATTTTGGAAACCAATAATGAAGTATTGTATAGCCATCTTTATCGCTAATGTCTTATGTCTCATCGAGCCTGCTGGTTCTTGGTTTGGAGGTGACTATAGGTACTTTCTACCGCTAGCTCTATTAATTCATCATCCCGTTCGAACTGTTGGGGTGCAATGCGAACTAACAATCCAGTCAATTATTGGTGGTGCTGTAGGAATGGGATACTCTGCGTTGATATGGTATGTTTCGACTGCAACAGAACCAGCTGCAAAAGAACAGGGTGgaattcttttccttggtCTCTTTTTAGGTGCAATTTTAGCTCATTGGGTAAGGAGTACTTATCAACGACTTTTTTATCTTTCAACCAGCTTTGGTATCGCGGTTCTATTCTTTTGTGGATCAAGTTTGTCCctaaataaaaaaaatctcTCCTGGAAATTGTATTGGGATTTTGGTATATCATATTTATTTGGTCTTTTACTGTCCTTGCTAGTATGCTGTAGTGTTTTCCCCCACTCTTGTCATTCCACAGTAAAGAACACTTTGGTGTCGGCGCTAGAAGATATTAAAATTCTTCTAACGTCACTCGTAGATTCTAACCACTGCGATGATACTGATAGGATACGTGAAGCCCAACATTCGATGATTCAAAATATAAACATAAGTTTATCAGAAGGGTTGAGGGAGTTTAGTAATCAAGCTACGATAACAATATTCGACCCAGAATGTTTAAAGGAGCtaagaaatataataacATTTACCACCTCCCCTCTTCGTGTGTTgcctttgaaaaatgttaTATTGACAAGAAGTGAATTAGATAGATTTTTACATGAAGGAGCAGGTCTCGAGAGCCCATCTCCGCGAGAAGGATCAGCCGATTCTCCAATGGTTATATCTGGTGCAGTAACACCACTACCATCTGCCATCAGTCCCACCACTCCAATCGATATTGATGCAGCAATTTATTCAAACATCCTAAGGTCATCATTCGCAAAGGCAATCTTCCAATTAATACGGGAAATGCTTTTAGTTCTTGAGAATACCCAATATTGCATGGAAGTATGCTCTACATTTTTTGTTAATAAGAATGACATTGAAGAGGCAAAGAGTAAACTAGAAAAGTTGCAAAAACGACTAAGACGGAAGATATACAAATTGGACGTTACATATAAAGAGTTCACAAAAACCGACTTTTTTTGCAAagaccttcttcaagatccAAATTCGATAGATGcttttttattcttgaGGTATATTAGACAATCAGCAAAATCAATGATCGCCTTAACAGAGAGAACTGTAGATCTCATAAACAACCGTCATTTTCGTATATGTCTACCAAACTATCCTTTAAAAAGATCCCTTACACGACTACCAAATCAGTGTGCACTTGATCAGGGGGGCGATACTGTTCTGCACTATTTTGAAACGAAGAGGGATGTAGATGAAGCATTTGAAAAAATCTATAACAGTTACACCTCAAAACACAAGTATAATGATGGGAAGGGAAAAAATTTTGAGACTTATACAAGGGCTATAGATCATAATGATTTTAACTTTCATACCACTACAAATCCTATTAGATTCAAACT
Coding sequences within it:
- the PTP1 gene encoding tyrosine protein phosphatase PTP1, which codes for MGLLKKSDRMSRPRYLDQDDRDLLLKFKYIRQQEEARIRDGALHPRDSEWAFGVSEASYNSTRNRYSNIKTFEKTRVKLQVKNGNDYINASHIKVEIPEQSTAATFYIASQGPTISTWPQFWQMIYQQSPEENISVVMVTPLVEGGREKCYPYWPRQVHQTMVSPAIQTTGPTSQDVSEFAFSIEIENVLTQSFHHYTLSKILLKPSDPSFPVKTVNHFYYDQWSDFDKPDEIGPLHHLIKHVRTATNALNPIFVHCSAGVGRSGTYIALDHLIARTVDFKADEFIHNYDKDLIEQIVKQLRTQRLKTVESPQQYLFLYHAAKLIFRYNKGL
- the BRE4 gene encoding Bre4p, whose amino-acid sequence is MTNLQGSYDKKSYLSVTGLRAAKYGRDSKTSCSRVNLSQMKLDKLMEGKKWEELETFGLEELRNGFFDPVYTGYERIIPSDPLNKEKVHQKSLFPSTDIKEIRKFWKPIMKYCIAIFIANVLCLIEPAGSWFGGDYRYFLPLALLIHHPVRTVGVQCELTIQSIIGGAVGMGYSALIWYVSTATEPAAKEQGGILFLGLFLGAILAHWVRSTYQRLFYLSTSFGIAVLFFCGSSLSLNKKNLSWKLYWDFGISYLFGLLLSLLVCCSVFPHSCHSTVKNTLVSALEDIKILLTSLVDSNHCDDTDRIREAQHSMIQNINISLSEGLREFSNQATITIFDPECLKELRNIITFTTSPLRVLPLKNVILTRSELDRFLHEGAGLESPSPREGSADSPMVISGAVTPLPSAISPTTPIDIDAAIYSNILRSSFAKAIFQLIREMLLVLENTQYCMEVCSTFFVNKNDIEEAKSKLEKLQKRLRRKIYKLDVTYKEFTKTDFFCKDLLQDPNSIDAFLFLRYIRQSAKSMIALTERTVDLINNRHFRICLPNYPLKRSLTRLPNQCALDQGGDTVLHYFETKRDVDEAFEKIYNSYTSKHKYNDGKGKNFETYTRAIDHNDFNFHTTTNPIRFKLWQLTTVLTGPELKSSLKVAFILTFLLLPSWLKESHVWYDSYHCWWGPAIFFILTNRRNVATWKGILRRFLYGVFSIVWAFCGCVSRHNSPYVIATFGAILSVPLAINFFVNKNTKSSFTALACFDIIALGIYAKGDGKRLHTSMIWKNTWITGIALLIGVLLSIPTTWLIWSFKTRRELRLAMSSLLSHISQSYQSVTDRYLYRDIDDDPTDLTLRLSNIREVRLFQSLIAARNLLERAKQEPNYISNFKPYLYEDLIDNCMVLLEKVIEARISGQYFEVWENDADEEITHALLSLRRDSVSSVIFVFYILSNCFRSKNKIPKYLPNPMLSRKKLYDFINKFESLRKSQLENSTSPFKKSYLKSNYAVTKDIEKTHWTEVHGMAFSRAYTDFTFHLDRVVKLSREILGEETI